Proteins encoded by one window of Streptomyces sp. ALI-76-A:
- a CDS encoding ferredoxin reductase family protein produces MTTVQSPPAPPTAIRPRVVARTGLYTVLAANVAVVTFFFTQAGFASNTLIVLGRLAGLYGALLMAFQLVLVARLPWLDRRIGMDRLTSWHRWTGFGLLWTLLAHAVLITFGYAESSDLDPVNQIVDLAETVEGVLRAVVAFGIILVVGAVSARSARRRLAYETWHFIHLYTYVAVVLAFTHQVAVGTTFTASDAATAYWYGLWGVALGSVALGRLVLPLWRNWRHQLRVTAVVPESDNVVSVYMTGRDLDRMPARAGQFFLWRFMTRDRWWQANPFSLSAAPDGRTLRLTAKAAGDGSSSLRHVKVGTRVFAEGPYGAFTAMHRTRPESVLIAGGVGVTPIRALLEELHGHAVVIYRVATDRDAVLYDELRDLALAKGAELHLVTGPAVPDRLAPGELARLVPDIAGRDVFLCGPPPMMNAVLGSLRELDVPKPQIHFERFSLAG; encoded by the coding sequence GTGACGACCGTCCAATCACCCCCGGCGCCCCCCACGGCGATACGCCCCAGGGTGGTGGCCCGTACGGGCCTGTACACCGTGCTGGCCGCCAACGTGGCCGTGGTCACCTTCTTCTTCACCCAGGCCGGCTTCGCCTCGAACACCCTCATCGTGCTGGGCCGGCTGGCCGGTCTGTACGGCGCTCTCCTGATGGCGTTCCAGCTGGTGCTGGTGGCCCGCCTGCCCTGGCTGGACCGCCGCATCGGCATGGACCGGCTGACCTCCTGGCACCGCTGGACCGGCTTCGGCCTCCTGTGGACGCTGCTCGCCCACGCCGTCCTCATCACCTTCGGCTACGCCGAGTCGTCCGACCTGGACCCCGTCAACCAGATCGTCGACCTCGCCGAGACCGTCGAGGGTGTGCTGCGCGCGGTCGTCGCGTTCGGCATCATCCTCGTCGTGGGCGCCGTCTCCGCCCGCTCCGCCCGCCGCCGGCTCGCGTACGAGACGTGGCACTTCATCCACCTGTACACCTACGTCGCCGTGGTGCTGGCCTTCACCCACCAGGTCGCCGTCGGTACGACCTTCACCGCCTCCGACGCCGCCACGGCGTACTGGTACGGCCTGTGGGGCGTCGCCCTCGGCTCGGTGGCCCTCGGCCGGCTGGTGCTGCCGCTGTGGCGCAACTGGCGTCACCAGCTGCGCGTGACCGCCGTCGTCCCCGAGTCGGACAACGTCGTCTCGGTCTACATGACCGGCCGCGACCTGGACCGGATGCCCGCCCGGGCCGGCCAGTTCTTCCTGTGGCGCTTCATGACCCGGGACCGCTGGTGGCAGGCCAACCCGTTCTCCCTGTCGGCCGCGCCCGACGGCCGCACCCTGCGCCTGACCGCCAAGGCCGCCGGTGACGGCAGCTCCTCCCTGCGGCACGTCAAGGTCGGCACCCGCGTCTTCGCCGAGGGCCCCTACGGCGCCTTCACCGCGATGCACCGCACCCGCCCCGAGTCCGTACTCATCGCCGGCGGCGTCGGCGTCACCCCCATCCGGGCGCTGCTGGAGGAACTGCACGGCCACGCCGTCGTCATCTACCGGGTCGCCACCGACCGCGACGCGGTCCTCTACGACGAACTGCGCGACCTCGCCCTGGCCAAGGGCGCCGAGCTGCACCTGGTGACCGGGCCGGCCGTCCCCGACCGGCTGGCGCCGGGCGAGCTGGCGCGGCTCGTGCCGGACATCGCCGGGCGGGACGTCTTCCTGTGCGGGCCGCCGCCCATGATGAACGCGGTGCTGGGCAGCCTGCGCGAGCTGGACGTGCCCAAGCCGCAGATCCACTTCGAGCGCTTCAGCCTGGCCGGATGA
- a CDS encoding FMN-binding protein, giving the protein MKRAIPVVVLSIAGLVPVWLYEPSAATSTVQAVTPAPSATSSSGAASGSSTVVAGPTVTTEKGPVQVEVTFAGQKITAVKLLQQPNHPQTTAAVPKLIAETLEAQSADIDTVSGATITTEGYKESLQAAIDENAKAASASPSPSVSAAPQVVAGPTVTTEKGPVQVEVTFAGDEIGSVRMLQQPNHPQTTAAVPKLIAETLEAQSADIDTVSGATITSDGYRESLQAALDTKGA; this is encoded by the coding sequence GTGAAACGAGCCATACCTGTCGTCGTCCTGAGCATCGCCGGGCTGGTCCCCGTCTGGCTCTACGAACCGTCGGCCGCCACGTCCACCGTCCAGGCCGTCACGCCCGCGCCGTCCGCGACCTCCTCGTCGGGTGCCGCGTCGGGATCCTCCACCGTGGTCGCGGGCCCGACGGTGACCACCGAGAAGGGTCCCGTGCAGGTGGAGGTGACCTTCGCGGGCCAGAAGATCACCGCCGTGAAGCTGCTCCAGCAGCCGAACCACCCGCAGACCACGGCGGCCGTGCCGAAGCTGATCGCCGAGACACTGGAGGCGCAGAGCGCGGACATCGACACCGTGTCCGGCGCCACCATCACCACCGAGGGCTACAAGGAGTCGCTCCAGGCCGCGATCGACGAGAACGCGAAGGCGGCGTCCGCCTCGCCCTCCCCCTCGGTGTCCGCCGCGCCCCAGGTCGTCGCGGGCCCGACGGTGACCACCGAGAAGGGCCCGGTCCAGGTCGAGGTGACCTTCGCGGGCGACGAGATCGGCTCGGTCCGCATGCTCCAGCAGCCGAACCACCCGCAGACCACGGCGGCCGTGCCGAAGCTGATCGCCGAGACACTGGAGGCGCAGAGCGCGGACATCGACACCGTGTCCGGCGCCACCATCACCAGCGACGGCTACCGCGAGTCGCTCCAGGCCGCCCTCGACACGAAGGGCGCCTGA
- a CDS encoding FAD:protein FMN transferase — protein MHRVEHVMGFPVSLRVDDEDVPESAADAVFAWLREVDARFSPFKPDSEVSRLDRGELPDLSDDLTEILGLCERYRAATGGAFDVRLPGRGLDPCAVVKGWSVQRAAELLTAAGARRFCLNAGGDVVAVGGPWRVGVRHPEHADRLCTVLELTDGAVATSARYERGDHIIDGRTGRPATGLLSLTVVAPTLTEADAVATAAFAMGPEGIDWAAGLPACEVFAVDTERRVLRTPGFPTAGERAVA, from the coding sequence GTGCACCGCGTCGAACACGTCATGGGGTTTCCCGTCTCACTGCGCGTCGACGACGAGGACGTCCCCGAGTCGGCCGCGGACGCGGTCTTCGCGTGGCTGCGCGAGGTCGACGCCCGGTTCAGTCCGTTCAAGCCGGACAGCGAGGTGTCGCGCCTCGACCGGGGCGAGCTGCCGGACCTCAGCGATGACCTCACCGAGATCCTCGGCCTGTGCGAGCGGTACCGGGCCGCCACCGGCGGCGCCTTCGACGTACGGCTGCCCGGTCGCGGCCTGGACCCCTGCGCGGTGGTCAAGGGCTGGTCGGTGCAGCGGGCGGCGGAGCTGCTCACGGCGGCCGGGGCACGCCGGTTCTGCCTCAACGCCGGAGGTGACGTGGTCGCCGTCGGCGGGCCCTGGCGGGTCGGCGTACGGCACCCGGAACACGCCGACCGGCTGTGCACCGTCCTGGAGCTCACCGACGGCGCGGTCGCGACCTCCGCCCGCTACGAGCGCGGCGACCACATCATCGACGGCCGCACCGGGCGCCCGGCGACCGGGCTCCTCAGTCTGACGGTCGTCGCCCCGACCCTCACGGAGGCGGACGCGGTCGCCACGGCGGCCTTCGCGATGGGCCCCGAGGGCATCGACTGGGCCGCCGGGCTCCCCGCCTGCGAGGTCTTCGCCGTGGACACCGAGCGCCGAGTACTGCGGACACCGGGGTTCCCCACGGCAGGGGAGCGGGCGGTGGCCTGA
- a CDS encoding ABC transporter ATP-binding protein has protein sequence MIRIDSVTKRYPDGTVAVDRLSLEIPDRSITVLVGPSGCGKTTTLRMINRMVEPSEGTILLDGKDVQKQPVNTLRRSMGYVIQNAGLFQHRTIIDNIATVPRMLGWGKEKARARARELMERVGLDAALAKRYPYQLSGGQQQRVGVARALAADPPVLLMDEPFSAVDPVVRKGLQDELLRIQDELGKTIVFVTHDIDEAVKIGTMVAVMRTGGKLAQFAPPAELLSSPADAFVEDFLGADRGIRRLSFFPSAGLELLTAPIVAIDSTAEQIAARATAGAPYLLVTDLAGKSLGWSAPGDLTAGGIRPERLLSYGRPFVAGTDSLRAALDCAVLSPTGWAVAVDAEGRAAGVVSQQSIGEAIRGAHAEAVTDDAAGRTAARVAKAAR, from the coding sequence TTGATACGGATAGATTCAGTCACCAAGCGATACCCGGACGGCACGGTGGCGGTCGACCGGCTCTCGTTGGAGATACCCGACCGTTCGATCACCGTCCTGGTCGGCCCGTCGGGCTGCGGCAAGACGACGACCCTGCGCATGATCAACCGGATGGTCGAGCCGAGCGAGGGCACCATCCTCCTCGACGGCAAGGACGTCCAGAAGCAGCCCGTCAACACGCTGCGCCGGTCCATGGGATACGTCATCCAGAACGCCGGTCTCTTCCAGCACCGCACGATCATCGACAACATCGCCACCGTGCCCCGCATGCTCGGCTGGGGCAAGGAGAAGGCGCGGGCGCGGGCCCGGGAACTGATGGAGCGGGTGGGCCTCGACGCCGCGCTCGCCAAGCGGTACCCGTACCAGCTGTCCGGCGGACAGCAGCAGCGCGTCGGGGTCGCGCGGGCGCTGGCCGCCGATCCACCGGTGCTGCTGATGGACGAGCCGTTCTCCGCCGTCGACCCCGTGGTCCGCAAGGGGCTTCAGGACGAACTCCTGCGCATCCAGGATGAGTTGGGCAAGACGATCGTCTTCGTCACCCATGACATCGACGAGGCCGTCAAGATCGGCACGATGGTCGCCGTGATGCGCACCGGCGGCAAGCTCGCCCAGTTCGCGCCGCCCGCCGAGCTGTTGTCCAGCCCGGCCGACGCCTTCGTGGAGGACTTCCTCGGCGCGGACCGCGGCATCCGGCGGCTGTCCTTCTTCCCCTCCGCGGGCCTGGAACTGCTGACCGCGCCGATCGTCGCGATCGACTCCACCGCCGAGCAGATCGCCGCCCGCGCCACGGCCGGCGCCCCCTACCTCCTCGTCACCGACCTGGCCGGCAAGTCGCTCGGCTGGAGCGCGCCCGGGGACCTGACCGCGGGCGGCATCCGGCCGGAGCGGCTGCTGTCCTACGGGCGGCCGTTCGTCGCCGGGACCGACTCGCTGCGGGCCGCGCTCGACTGCGCGGTGCTCTCGCCCACCGGCTGGGCCGTCGCCGTGGACGCCGAGGGCCGGGCGGCCGGGGTGGTCTCCCAGCAGAGCATCGGCGAGGCGATCCGCGGCGCCCACGCGGAGGCCGTCACGGACGACGCCGCCGGCCGTACCGCCGCCAGGGTCGCGAAGGCCGCCCGGTGA
- a CDS encoding ABC transporter permease subunit gives MNGFFDIPSDLQHSWLGLIGLHLREALLPVLGGLILALPLAQLCVRFRWLYPPVLWVTTVLYAIPSLAFFVVLIDYTGQTELTVMIPLTVYSLVVLVPAIVDGVRSVPQETLAAATAMGFGPVRRYVQVQLPIAVPAIIAGLRIAVVSSVSLVSVGTLIGNQGALGNLLADAMFYHRPELAVNSVVTTAVLAIVLDALLVGLRKLLTPWMPSGARGKKGTSAARPEPATLVLEDAVK, from the coding sequence GTGAACGGCTTCTTCGACATCCCGAGCGACCTCCAGCACAGCTGGCTCGGCCTCATCGGCCTGCACCTGCGCGAGGCCCTGCTGCCGGTCCTGGGCGGGCTGATCCTCGCGTTGCCGCTCGCCCAGCTGTGTGTGCGCTTCCGCTGGCTGTACCCGCCCGTGCTGTGGGTGACGACCGTGCTGTACGCCATCCCCTCGCTGGCCTTCTTCGTCGTCCTCATCGACTACACCGGCCAGACCGAGCTCACCGTGATGATCCCGCTCACCGTCTACAGCCTGGTGGTGCTGGTCCCGGCCATCGTGGACGGTGTGCGCTCGGTGCCGCAGGAGACGCTGGCCGCCGCGACCGCCATGGGCTTCGGGCCCGTACGCCGCTACGTCCAGGTGCAGTTGCCGATCGCCGTGCCCGCCATCATCGCGGGCCTGCGCATCGCGGTCGTGTCGAGCGTCTCCCTGGTCAGCGTCGGCACCCTGATCGGCAACCAGGGCGCGCTCGGCAACCTGCTCGCCGACGCGATGTTCTACCACCGGCCCGAACTGGCCGTGAACTCCGTGGTCACCACGGCCGTCCTGGCGATCGTGCTGGACGCCCTGCTGGTGGGCCTGCGGAAGCTGCTGACGCCCTGGATGCCGAGCGGCGCCCGCG